TGCTGGCCGCCCTGGTGGACGCCCATACGGAAAGTTTTCCCGAAGAACTGTCGTTCGACGAACAGGAACGGCTCTTTATCGATTTCGGCTACGCCGGCGACGAAATCACCCCGGCCTCCCCGGCCCTCCGGGAAGCCCTCTCCCCGAAGGTCGCCCCGGGGCTCTTCCAGTACTATACGTTTTCGGACTTCATAGCCGAAGCCTACGCCATGATCATGGGCAAGCCCGTCATGCCCCCGCGGAGCGGGTTCTCCCCGGAGGGGAAGATCGTCCAGATGCGCCGGCAGCTCGACGGGCTGAAGGCCAGGATCAGGATCATTCTCCCCGTGGTGCTGGCAAAGCAGGGGGCCCTCCCCTCCGAGACGGAAACTCTTCTTGCGGATCTTCAGGGGTGCCTGGAATCCTACACCGAAGTGGCCATGCGGACGAGAAAATACCGGGAAGCCCCGGAAAAGGACAGGCAGCAAATGGCCGTGGAGCACCACGCGTTTTCCGAGGCGGAAAAGCGCCTGGTCTCCTTTCTGAAGGGCAACGGCGAAGAGGACGGCGGACTGGACGGGAACGAGATCCAAAAAGTTTCGGGACTGCTGGAATCCGCCAAGAACCTGGCAAGAAACATCGTCTTCGTGACCCAGGAAATTTCGAAATGGGAGCGGCGGGTGAAGAAAGCGGCGTCCGAAATGGAGGGCATCCCTCCCGCCGTTCGCCGAAGAAAGCTGAAGGACCTCATCTTCTCCAAAAAGGAGTACATTTCCCTCACGGCTAAGTCCGCCCGGAGAGATCCGTCCCAGCTCTGCCGGAGCGAAAAGCCTCCCCTCGCTCTCGACCGGGCGGCGGCCATAGTGGAGGAGTTGGCGGCCCTGGACCCGGAAATGCTCGTGGTCGCCCGGATACGGATGTACGGCATCCCCAGGGTGATCGTAGTGCCCGGGCAGGGGTACGGCACCTACGACTGGAGCGACCATACCCTGCTGCTGCCTGCCTTCCCGCTGAACAACCTTCCGGAGAAGGCCGCGGCCTATGCCCTGGGAACCTTCCGGTGGGACAGCGACGAGGACAGGGTCATAAAGAACATTTACGAGCTCATCAAGGAAAACAGGGGTAAATCCATCCTCGACCTGAGCTCGTCCTTCTACAAGGATTATTTTCTGTGGCTCACCAAGGAGAAGAAAGGATACCGCATTCTGCCGAGAAACACCCACAAGGTTTTCGTCCAGATGTTCGCGGAAAGAAACCAGGAATGAACTTCATCGGGAACGGAGAGATTCGCCATGTTTGACAGGATCGCCATCATCGCCCTCGGAACCCTCATGATCTGGCTTCTCAGGTTCAAAATACTGAAGCGGGGACTGTCCCCCCTGAAGTCGGCCATTTACGCTTCTCTCATCATCATCGCCGGAATCCAGTACCACTACTACTTCCTTCCCTACGAGACCTTCCGCGGAGGGGTCGCCTACACATCCACGGGTTTTCTGGCCTTCCTCATACTCCAGTACGGCTACCGGAAGCAGGGAAGCTCCCGGGGCGCTTCGGAGAAAGACGGAGGGAAATAGGCTCCCCTTCATTCCCAGAGGTGCTTCTCGGGAGGGCACACTCCTGTGAGATCCAGCAGTTTTTCCCGGATGCGCCCGGCCCGGCTGCCGTCGGCCAGAGCAATGACCCTGTCCCCAGCGGAGAGCAGCGTGTCCCCGTTGGGGAGGATCTCCTCGCCGAAACGGTGGATGCTCACCAGCAGGCATCCCTCCGGAAGGGACGCCTCCCTCACCGTTCTGCCGTCGAGAGGCGACCCCGGGCAGACCGTTCCCTCGAGAAGAATCTTCCCGGGACTGACGGCCCCGTCGCTTTTCCGGAGCATCCTGAGCAGGAGGGAGTCGTAAATGGGCCGTGCTCTGAGCAGGTCCGCCGTCACGTGGGCAAGGATGACCACGACGGAGACCGAGAGCAGATGGGTGAAGGACCCGGTCATCTCGGTGATAAGGATGATCCCCGTGATGGGGGCCCGTACCACCGCCGCGAAGAAACCCGCCATTCCCGCAATGAGGAAATTCACGACCAGAGCCTGGTCCATTCCTGTGAACAGGACCGCCGCCGTTCCGTAGAGGGTTCCCAGGGAGGCCCCCTCGGCGAGCATGGGCAGGAAGATCCCCCCCGCCGCCCCCGAACCGAAGCAGAGGGCCGTGAAGAGCAGCTTGCCGGCGAAAAGGGACAAGAGGACCGACAGGGACTTCTCCCCCATGCCGAGATGTTCCACCAGGGCATGCCCCCCACCGATAATGTCAGGAAAAACGGGTCCGATGCAGAGGACCGCAAGAGCCGGGATGACCACCCTGTACCGCGCCGGGAGAGGCAGCCTGCCATAGAGGGTCTGGACATCGAGGATCACCCTGCAGAAGAGGGCGCCGCCGGCACCGCAGAGCAGGCCGAGAAGGAGCAGGTGGCCATAGAGGTTCAGGGGAAGGACCGAGGGAACACCGAAAGCAAAGACGGGCCCGAGGCCGAAAAAGTGCTTCGACACGAAATCCGCCGCCAGGGAGGCCATCATGGCCGAAAGAAGCACCAGGGGAGAGAGATTCTTGTGGACCTCCTCCAGGACGAAGATCACACCGGCGAGCGGGGCGTTGAAAGCGGCGGAAAGCCCCGCCGAAGCCCCGCTTGAAAGGAAAAGCCGCTCCTCCACCTTCCCCAGCTTCTGCAAGACCGCCATTCCCTTGCCGGCGGCGGCGCCGATCTGGACCGAGGGACTCCCTCTGCCGAGCGAAAGACCGAGGGCGATGGCAAGTCCCCCTCCGAGAAACTTTGCCGCAGACACCTTCCACCAGGACATGGACACCTGACCGAGGAGTTCTCCCTCCACCTGGGGAATGCCGCTTCCCCTCGCCATGGGCTCCCACTCCATGAGACTGCCGATGACGACTGCGACCCCGCACCAGAGAAGCGCCATGACCGGAAAGGAAAGGGGCAGCCCGCCGGTGAGAACGGCAAGGGAAAAGTCTTCCGCCCCGGCCAGAAGAAGACGGTAGCAGACGGCGGCAAACCCGGCGACGGTACCGACGGCAAGTCCCTGGGCGATCAGGTGGACCCGGAACCGGCCCTCTCCGGTGAGCAGTTTGTAGCGAACCATGACCAACACCTCTTCCGAGGGAATTTCACTCGAGCCCGGGCCTTCGTGGAAGATCCGGGGAAAGGGGAGCGATGCGGTACAAAACGGCGGAGAGGGACCTCCCGGGCGCTCCCTCCGCCGCCGTTTGCGGAGAAAAAACTATTCCTTCGGCTCCAGCAGCTCCGCCACGGAATCCAACAGGGTGCGGATCTGGAGGTTCTGGGGGCATTTCTCCTCGCAGGCGCCGCACTTCACGCAGGCGTTCGCCCTGGCCTCCGGCTTCAGGAAGGTCTGATAGGTCATCCGTGCCTGCTCGAGGTTATCGAACATGAAGGCCATGTTGTACCGGTTGAAGCACTCGGGGATGTTCACTCCCGACGAGCAGGGCATGCAGTACTGGCAGGCCGTGCAGAGGACCTTCATCCTCGTGCGGTACACCTCCTTCACCCGGGCGATCATGTCCCGCTCCCCGGCGGTAAGACAGCCGACGCAGGCGTCATCGACTGAGGAGAGGTTGTCTTCGAGATCCTCCTCCGTGGTCATGCCGCTGAGAACAATGGAGACTTCCGGCTGGTCCCAGAGCCAGCGCAGCGCCCATCCCGCCGGGGAGAAAGGCTTCGGCGACTCGCTCCAGATCTTCTTCATGACGTCCGGAATGTTCCGGGCCAGGTTTCCGCCCCGGAGGGGCTCCATGATCACCACGCCCATATTCCGCTCCGCCGCGTACTTCAGGCCGGCAGTACCCGCCTGGTAGTTCGTGTCCATGTAATTGTACTGGATCTGGCAGAAATGCCACGGGTAGGCATCCACGATCTCCCTGAACAGGGGAAGCTGGTCGTGGAAGGAGAAACCCGCCCTCCTGATCCGCCCGTCGGCCAGGGCCCTGTCGAGGAAGGAGCCGAAGCCGTTCTTCTTCATGATCTCCCACCGCTCGACATTGAGGGAGTGGAGCAGGTAATAGTCGATCACGTCCGTCTGCAGCCGGGCAAGCTGCTCGTCCAGGAAGCGGTCCATGTCCGAGGGAGTCTCCACCATCCAGGAGGGAAGCTTGGTGGCGAGGAAGACTTTTTTCCGGTAGCCGTCCCCGAGGGCCCTGCCCACGAAGGGTTCGCCCTCACCGCCGTGGTAGGGATAGGCGGTGTCGATATAGTTCACTCCCCTGTCAATGGCGGAACGAATCATGGCTGTTGCCCGGTTTTCGTCGATCTTTCCCTCTCCGTCGAGGGGAAGGCGCATGCAGCCGAAGCCGAGAATGGACAGTTCATCCCCTGTGCGGGGCATAGAACGGTACAGCATATAGGAAGACCTCCTTCATAAATGTGCATTTTTCCCGCCGGCAAAGAATTCCGCCGGCGCGCTCCGTATTGTACAATTATCCCACAGATATTCAAACAGCCGGAGGATTTCCATGGGTCATATCACTGAAACGCAGGCAGCCGAAGAGGCCGCAGGAACATTCGAGGCTTCGCTGAGGCTGTGGGGGACTCTTTCTTCGTGCCGGGCGGAAGAGAAGGACGGCGTGCTGCTCCTCTCCACCGGAACGGCCATCCCGGACCAGAACTACGCCCTGAGAACGAAAGAGGGAGACCCGGCGGCCATGGCCGCCGCCGCGCAGTCCTTCTTCGCCTCGGAAAAAATGCCCTTCACATGGTGGATCTCCCCCGGAGCGGGGGCTCTCTCCGAAAGCGGGGAGCTAGCCCGGGCGGGGCTTCCCCTTCAGTGTTCGCCCCCGGCCATGATTCTTCGCCTCAGGGAAGGGCGGAACACCATACCCCCGTTTCCCGGCAGGGAAATTTCGGTCTGCCGCACCTCCGGCGAGGCCTCGGAGTGGGCCGCTTCCTCCCTTGAGGGGTTCGGATCGGAACCGGAGCACCGGGAACCCTTCGCCGCCTTTGCGGCGTCCATGACGGAAGAGCCCGTCCGGGACCGCTTTCGGCTGCTTGCCCTTTCCTTCCGGGGCAGGTTGGCGGCGACGGCCCTGCTGACCCTCCCCGGAAAGACCGCGGGACTTTTCTATTTTTCCGTGCTGCCGAAATTCCGCCGCCTGGGCCTTGGAAACCGCCTCCTTGACGGAACGCTGGAAGAGGCCCTGAAGGCCGGCTGTTCCTCCGTCGCCCTCCAGGCCTCCCCTATGGGATTTCCCCTCTACAAAAAGTTCGGTTTCCGGGAGTGCGGGCGTTTCCTGGTTCACTCGACCCACCCCGACGCCTGCTAGAAGTTCAGCCGGTCCGCCAGTTCGTCCAGTTCCGCGTCTGTGGCTGCGAGGGAGGGCAGGAACCGGACGGCCCCTCCCGCCACGTTGAGGAGAACCCCCTTTTCGAAGGCCCGGCGCTTCACTCCGGCGGCATCGTCCGTGACGACGCCGAGCATGAGCCCTTTCCCCCGCACCTCGACGGCCCACGGCAGCTCGGAGAGGCGTGCACGGAAGCGTTCGCCCTTGCGGGCAACTTCACCGACAAATTCAGGGGTAAGATGGGAGAGCACCGCCTTCCCCGCCGCCAGGGAAACGGGATTGGG
The Aminivibrio sp. DNA segment above includes these coding regions:
- a CDS encoding ClC family H(+)/Cl(-) exchange transporter, with protein sequence MVRYKLLTGEGRFRVHLIAQGLAVGTVAGFAAVCYRLLLAGAEDFSLAVLTGGLPLSFPVMALLWCGVAVVIGSLMEWEPMARGSGIPQVEGELLGQVSMSWWKVSAAKFLGGGLAIALGLSLGRGSPSVQIGAAAGKGMAVLQKLGKVEERLFLSSGASAGLSAAFNAPLAGVIFVLEEVHKNLSPLVLLSAMMASLAADFVSKHFFGLGPVFAFGVPSVLPLNLYGHLLLLGLLCGAGGALFCRVILDVQTLYGRLPLPARYRVVIPALAVLCIGPVFPDIIGGGHALVEHLGMGEKSLSVLLSLFAGKLLFTALCFGSGAAGGIFLPMLAEGASLGTLYGTAAVLFTGMDQALVVNFLIAGMAGFFAAVVRAPITGIILITEMTGSFTHLLSVSVVVILAHVTADLLRARPIYDSLLLRMLRKSDGAVSPGKILLEGTVCPGSPLDGRTVREASLPEGCLLVSIHRFGEEILPNGDTLLSAGDRVIALADGSRAGRIREKLLDLTGVCPPEKHLWE
- a CDS encoding aldo/keto reductase; this translates as MLYRSMPRTGDELSILGFGCMRLPLDGEGKIDENRATAMIRSAIDRGVNYIDTAYPYHGGEGEPFVGRALGDGYRKKVFLATKLPSWMVETPSDMDRFLDEQLARLQTDVIDYYLLHSLNVERWEIMKKNGFGSFLDRALADGRIRRAGFSFHDQLPLFREIVDAYPWHFCQIQYNYMDTNYQAGTAGLKYAAERNMGVVIMEPLRGGNLARNIPDVMKKIWSESPKPFSPAGWALRWLWDQPEVSIVLSGMTTEEDLEDNLSSVDDACVGCLTAGERDMIARVKEVYRTRMKVLCTACQYCMPCSSGVNIPECFNRYNMAFMFDNLEQARMTYQTFLKPEARANACVKCGACEEKCPQNLQIRTLLDSVAELLEPKE
- a CDS encoding GNAT family N-acetyltransferase, which codes for MGHITETQAAEEAAGTFEASLRLWGTLSSCRAEEKDGVLLLSTGTAIPDQNYALRTKEGDPAAMAAAAQSFFASEKMPFTWWISPGAGALSESGELARAGLPLQCSPPAMILRLREGRNTIPPFPGREISVCRTSGEASEWAASSLEGFGSEPEHREPFAAFAASMTEEPVRDRFRLLALSFRGRLAATALLTLPGKTAGLFYFSVLPKFRRLGLGNRLLDGTLEEALKAGCSSVALQASPMGFPLYKKFGFRECGRFLVHSTHPDAC